Proteins found in one Micromonospora sp. WMMD1082 genomic segment:
- a CDS encoding NUDIX hydrolase: protein MPSGRRDFTADLPRKRMAAGLLITDPDERVLLVEPAYKAQWEIPGGCVEADESPYQAAIRECREELGLGMSPGRLLVMDWVPARDGRTEGVMVIYDCGALDAPATERIVVPPEELKGWAWSDPPQTAQRLRPLLARRIAEALRARADGCSYYLEDGIRVT, encoded by the coding sequence ATGCCTTCCGGACGTCGCGATTTCACCGCCGATCTGCCCCGTAAGCGGATGGCCGCCGGGCTGCTGATCACCGACCCGGACGAGCGGGTTCTGCTGGTTGAACCCGCTTACAAGGCGCAGTGGGAGATCCCCGGCGGGTGCGTCGAGGCTGACGAGTCGCCGTACCAGGCCGCGATCCGAGAGTGCCGGGAAGAGCTCGGTCTGGGCATGTCGCCAGGTCGGTTACTCGTCATGGACTGGGTGCCGGCCCGAGACGGGCGCACCGAGGGTGTCATGGTCATCTACGACTGCGGCGCCCTCGATGCCCCCGCGACGGAACGGATCGTGGTGCCGCCGGAAGAGTTGAAGGGCTGGGCGTGGTCCGACCCGCCCCAGACCGCCCAGCGGTTACGGCCGCTGCTGGCCCGCCGGATCGCCGAGGCGCTGCGCGCCCGCGCTGACGGGTGTAGCTACTACCTCGAAGACGGCATCCGGGTCACCTGA
- a CDS encoding 2'-5' RNA ligase family protein, protein MSSREMASLRQRWTAYQDLPTLTEHWYWRPGWHAGRRFYTWHLTFQDQPALHHLITDLQQRLALLPGLDPVPLDGLHLTMQGIGFTDEVPDSDIEAMIAEARRQCGGLRPLELSLGPVDPDAEGIGLLIRPWAAVERVRAAVRASIAAVWPVVPEPADGFRPHLTIAYSGAPAPTAPIRARLAELRHLPPVTATISEVSLIALRREDRTYRWSTVATAPLNG, encoded by the coding sequence ATGAGCAGCCGGGAGATGGCCAGCCTGCGGCAACGGTGGACGGCCTACCAGGACCTGCCCACCCTCACCGAGCACTGGTACTGGCGTCCCGGCTGGCATGCTGGCCGCCGCTTCTACACCTGGCACCTCACCTTCCAAGACCAGCCGGCGCTCCACCACCTCATCACCGACCTTCAGCAGCGACTCGCCCTGCTGCCTGGGCTGGACCCGGTGCCGCTCGACGGCCTGCACCTGACCATGCAGGGCATAGGCTTCACCGACGAGGTACCCGACAGCGACATCGAGGCGATGATCGCCGAAGCCCGACGCCAGTGCGGTGGGCTTCGGCCGTTGGAGCTGTCGCTCGGCCCCGTGGATCCCGACGCCGAAGGCATCGGCCTGCTCATCCGACCCTGGGCCGCCGTCGAACGAGTACGCGCCGCTGTCCGGGCCTCGATCGCCGCAGTGTGGCCCGTCGTTCCCGAACCAGCCGACGGGTTCCGGCCCCACCTCACGATCGCCTACAGCGGCGCGCCCGCACCCACCGCGCCGATCCGCGCCCGGCTGGCCGAACTTCGGCACCTACCCCCAGTGACGGCGACAATCAGCGAGGTCTCGCTGATTGCGCTACGCCGGGAAGATCGCACCTACCGATGGTCGACCGTCGCCACCGCGCCCCTAAACGGATGA